One window of the Felis catus isolate Fca126 chromosome E3, F.catus_Fca126_mat1.0, whole genome shotgun sequence genome contains the following:
- the PHKG2 gene encoding phosphorylase b kinase gamma catalytic chain, liver/testis isoform isoform X2 → MTLDVGPEDELPDWAAAKEFYQKYDPKDVIGRGVSSVVRRCVHRATGHEFAVKIMEVTAERLSPEQLEEVREATRRETHILRQVAGHPHIITLIDSYESSSFMFLVFDLMRKGELFDYLTEKVALSEKETRSIMRSLLEAVSFLHANNIVHRDLKPENILLDDNMQIRLSDFGFSCHLEPGEKLRELCGTPGYLAPEILKCSMDETHPGYGKEVDLWACGVILFTLLAGSPPFWHRRQILMLRMIMEGQYQFSSPEWDDRSDTVKDLISKLLQVDPEERLTAEQALQHPFFERCEGSQPWNLTPRQRFRLTLPLLPRWQCGQCWLLDEWP, encoded by the exons ATGACGCTGGACGTGGGGCCGGAGGATGAGCTGCCCGACTGGGCAGCGGCCAAGGAGTTTTACCAGAAGTACGACCCTAAGGACGTCATTGGCAG AGGAGTGAGCTCCGTGGTGCGCCGTTGTGTTCATCGAGCTACTGGCCATGAGTTTGCAGTGAAGATCATGGAGGTGACAGCTGAGCGACTGAGCCCCGAACAGCTAGAGGAGGTGCGAGAAGCCACGCGGCGAGAGACGCACATCCTTCGCCAGGTCGCCGGCCACCCCCACATCA tCACTCTCATCGATTCCTACGAGTCTTCTAGCTTCATGTTCCTGGTGTTTGATCT GATGCGGAAGGGAGAGCTGTTTGACTATCTCACAGAGAAGGTGGCCCtctcagaaaaggaaaccag GTCCATCATGAGGTCTCTGCTGGAAGCAGTGAGCTTTCTCCATGCCAACAACATTGTGCACCGAGACCTGAAGCCTGAGAATATTCTCCTAGATGACAATATGCAGATCCGACTTTCAGATTTTGGGTTCTCCTGCCACTTGGAACCTGGCGAGAAGCTTCGAG AGTTGTGTGGGACCCCAGGGTACCTAGCACCAGAGATCCTTAAATGCTCCATGGATGAAACCCACCCCGGCTATGGCAAGGAGGTCGACCT CTGGGCCTGTGGGGTGATTTTGTTTACACTCCTGGCTGGCTCGCCACCATTCTGGCACCGACGCCAGATCCTGATGTTACGCATGATCATGGAGGGCCAGTACCAGTTTAGTTCACCTGAGTGGGATGACCGTTCGGACACCGTCAAAGACCTG ATCTCAAAGCTGCTACAGGTAGATCCTGAGGAGCGCCTGACAGCTGAGCAAGCCCTCCAGCATCCCTTCTTTGAGCGCTGTGAAGGCAGCCAACCCTGGAACCTCACCCCCCGCCAGCGGTTCCGG CTCACATTGCCTCTCCTTCCCAGGTGGCAGTGTGGACAGTGCTGGCTGCTGGACGAGTGGCCTTAA
- the PHKG2 gene encoding phosphorylase b kinase gamma catalytic chain, liver/testis isoform isoform X1: protein MTLDVGPEDELPDWAAAKEFYQKYDPKDVIGRGVSSVVRRCVHRATGHEFAVKIMEVTAERLSPEQLEEVREATRRETHILRQVAGHPHIITLIDSYESSSFMFLVFDLMRKGELFDYLTEKVALSEKETRSIMRSLLEAVSFLHANNIVHRDLKPENILLDDNMQIRLSDFGFSCHLEPGEKLRELCGTPGYLAPEILKCSMDETHPGYGKEVDLWACGVILFTLLAGSPPFWHRRQILMLRMIMEGQYQFSSPEWDDRSDTVKDLISKLLQVDPEERLTAEQALQHPFFERCEGSQPWNLTPRQRFRVAVWTVLAAGRVALSTQRVRPLTKSALLRDPYALRPVRRLIDNCAFRLYGHWVKKGEQQNRAALFQHQPPGPFPIMGPEEEGDSAAITEDDTMLALG from the exons ATGACGCTGGACGTGGGGCCGGAGGATGAGCTGCCCGACTGGGCAGCGGCCAAGGAGTTTTACCAGAAGTACGACCCTAAGGACGTCATTGGCAG AGGAGTGAGCTCCGTGGTGCGCCGTTGTGTTCATCGAGCTACTGGCCATGAGTTTGCAGTGAAGATCATGGAGGTGACAGCTGAGCGACTGAGCCCCGAACAGCTAGAGGAGGTGCGAGAAGCCACGCGGCGAGAGACGCACATCCTTCGCCAGGTCGCCGGCCACCCCCACATCA tCACTCTCATCGATTCCTACGAGTCTTCTAGCTTCATGTTCCTGGTGTTTGATCT GATGCGGAAGGGAGAGCTGTTTGACTATCTCACAGAGAAGGTGGCCCtctcagaaaaggaaaccag GTCCATCATGAGGTCTCTGCTGGAAGCAGTGAGCTTTCTCCATGCCAACAACATTGTGCACCGAGACCTGAAGCCTGAGAATATTCTCCTAGATGACAATATGCAGATCCGACTTTCAGATTTTGGGTTCTCCTGCCACTTGGAACCTGGCGAGAAGCTTCGAG AGTTGTGTGGGACCCCAGGGTACCTAGCACCAGAGATCCTTAAATGCTCCATGGATGAAACCCACCCCGGCTATGGCAAGGAGGTCGACCT CTGGGCCTGTGGGGTGATTTTGTTTACACTCCTGGCTGGCTCGCCACCATTCTGGCACCGACGCCAGATCCTGATGTTACGCATGATCATGGAGGGCCAGTACCAGTTTAGTTCACCTGAGTGGGATGACCGTTCGGACACCGTCAAAGACCTG ATCTCAAAGCTGCTACAGGTAGATCCTGAGGAGCGCCTGACAGCTGAGCAAGCCCTCCAGCATCCCTTCTTTGAGCGCTGTGAAGGCAGCCAACCCTGGAACCTCACCCCCCGCCAGCGGTTCCGG GTGGCAGTGTGGACAGTGCTGGCTGCTGGACGAGTGGCCTTAAGCACCCAGCGTGTCCGGCCGCTGACCAAGAGTGCACTGTTGAGGGACCCTTACGCGCTGCGGCCGGTGCGGCGCCTCATCGACAACTGTGCCTTCCGGCTCTATGGGCACTGGGTGAAGAAGGGTGAGCAACAAAACCGAGCAGCCCTCTTCCAGCACCAGCCCCCTGGGCCTTTTCCCATCATGGGCCCTGAAGAAGAGGGGGACTCTGCTGCTATCACCGAGGACGACACCATGCTGGCACTGGGCTAG
- the TMEM265 gene encoding transmembrane protein 265 — protein sequence MEDEEKAVDTLVSNMEAAHSPSPIRCCWLRLRYLAATSIICGCSCLGVVALVFAIKAEERHKAGRSEEAVHWGARARNFILASFAVWLAVLILGPLLLWLLSYAIAQAE from the exons ATGGAGGACGAGGAGAAGGCAGTGGACACCTTGGTGAGCAACATGGAAGCTGCTCATTCTCCATCCCCCATCCGCTGCTGCTGGCTCCGCCTCCGCTACCTGGCAGCTACTAGCATTATCTGTGGCTGCTCTTGCCTGGGAGTCGTGGCCCTTGTGTTTGCCATCAAG GCGGAAGAGCGGCATAAGGCAGGCCGGTCCGAGGAGGCAGTGCACTGGGGGGCCCGGGCCCGGAACTTCATCTTGGCCAGCTTTGCCGTCTGGCTTGCTGTCCTCATTCTGGGCCCTCTGCTTCTGTGGCTGCTCTCCTACGCCATCGCCCAGGCTGAGTGA